The Ornithinibacillus sp. 4-3 region ATATTTACTTGTCCATATTGCTTCAACAGGTGAATCTTTTCATCTAGATTGTTCATGTACAATGGGTTCTAAATCAATTCCAGAATATTGGGCTGATGAATACATTAGTCGTTCGGAAGCATATGGTAGGTACATCATAAAGAGTGAAGAAAATCAGTATGGTTATAAATCAATAATGGTGCCTGGCTTTGTATTAGGTGCTTGGGAAGCATTTCAAAAATACGGAAGCGGAAATATTTCTTGGAAAGAAATTATAGAACCGTCTATACAATTAGCAACAGAAGGCTTTGAAAATTACCCTTATCTGTTTCGATTATGGTCTGATAAAGCAGATACCCCAGGACACCCAAGCTTTTATCGGAAAATTTCTGAAAATGAAGATTCTATAAAGATTTATGGGACACCGAAGAAAACAGGGAAAAGATTTATACAAAAAGAGTATGGTAAGACATTGAGCCGGATTGCAAATAATGGAGGATTAGACTTCTATAAAGGAGATATTGGTGAACAAATTGCAAAGGATTTTCAAAGTAATGATTCACTAATAACTAAAGAGGATATAGAAAATTATAATGTTTTAGAAACAGAAACGATAGTAGGACATTACAAAGGCTATGAATTACGAGGTGCTGTAAGTGGTAGTACAAGCAGTGCTCAAGTAATTGCTATGTTACAAATATTAGAAGGTTTTGATGTGAAAGGACTTATTCATAATAGTCCGGCATATATAGAGCTTATTGCAAGTGTAATGCGCGCAGGATTTAAAGATCATCTTCAATTAAAAGGTGATCCTCCTTATTCAGTAGTAATAAATTTGTTACGTAAATATACTTCCATAGAACGAGCTAAATATTGGCAAGAACAGATTAATCATGGAGACACTATTATTGGTCCAGATACACCTACAGGATTAGGTTCGGATACTACTCATGTATCCGTAATTGATAAAGAAGGATCGGCTGTAAG contains the following coding sequences:
- a CDS encoding gamma-glutamyltransferase family protein; the encoded protein is MNGMVVAPEPYSVEAGEYILAKGGNAVDAAISAAFVQGVINPFYSGIGGSGYLLVHIASTGESFHLDCSCTMGSKSIPEYWADEYISRSEAYGRYIIKSEENQYGYKSIMVPGFVLGAWEAFQKYGSGNISWKEIIEPSIQLATEGFENYPYLFRLWSDKADTPGHPSFYRKISENEDSIKIYGTPKKTGKRFIQKEYGKTLSRIANNGGLDFYKGDIGEQIAKDFQSNDSLITKEDIENYNVLETETIVGHYKGYELRGAVSGSTSSAQVIAMLQILEGFDVKGLIHNSPAYIELIASVMRAGFKDHLQLKGDPPYSVVINLLRKYTSIERAKYWQEQINHGDTIIGPDTPTGLGSDTTHVSVIDKEGSAVSWTHTLGSMGGSGMVTSNLGFLYNNFVGHFNPVHGNWNSILPGKRGGGGAPLFLYKNGKLVMVIGAPGGSRIITAVLQTILNVIDHGMSMQEAVNAPRFHSEEQDKIFLEPLIPEETSRTLRNKYDVQRSTYMSRVQAIWIDPDTGILSGGSDPRGLDGQKVIS